The sequence below is a genomic window from Actinomycetota bacterium.
CAACGGCGCGGAGGTATTCGGCGACGGGGCCATCGTCGCCACCTGGCCGCTGACGCGGGACGAGGTCGGAGCGCTCATCGATCTGGCCCATCGCCGTGACGTGTACCTCGAGGTCTACGTCGAGCACGGCTTCTACGTGACCGACGACCGCGCACCCGAACGGGACCACTGGCCCATGCTCGGCCACGATCCGCTGGGGTTCGTCGATGACCTACCTGACGGGTCGGTGTTCCCGAAGGCCACGTTCGCGCTGACCGCGCCCGCGGAGACCCACTTCCTGGACGACATCGAGGCCCTCGGTCTGATCGCCGGACCGGCCCAGTCGCCGCAGACGCCGCACCTGCACTACGTCAACGCGAACAACCCCGCCGCCGACAAGGGTCGGGCGGTGACACACGCCGCCGCACACCTCGGTGTCGAGCTCGCGGCGGTCGTGGCGGTCGGCGACGGCGCCAACGACCTGTCGATGTTCGGCGTCGTGGGCACGGCCATCGCCATGGGCCAGTCAGCCCCGGCGATCATCGCGGCGGCTCACCTCGTGGTCCCCGACGCGGCCGACGACGGGGTGATGACCGCACTCGAAGCGGTGCGTGCGCTGTGTCGCGCCGGCGGTGCATGACAGCCAAGGTGGTGGCCGAACGCGGCAGCACGGTCAGCCGAAGCCGATCTCGGCGCCTAGAAACCCTTACGGCGACGCGGACGTTCCGTTGCGCTTACCTAAGGTGGTCCCGTGATCTCGGATCTCGCACCCCACCAGCGCGCCCGTGTCGCGGCGGCCCCCGCGGCACGACTCGCCACGGTCCGCCCCGACGACACGCCGCACCTGGTCGTGATCACGTTCGCGCTCGAGGACGACCGCCTGGTCACCGCCATCGATCACAAGCCCAAGTCCACCCACGACCTCCAGCGCGTGCGCAACATCGCGGCCAACCCCGCCGCCAGCGTCCTCGTGGACCACTACGAGGACGACTGGTCACGCCTGTGGTGGGCACGCGGCGACGGGCAGGCCCACCTCGTCGCGGATGGCCCCGAGTACGACCGCGCCGTCGCGCTGCTCGTGGCGAAGTACGGTCAGTACCGCGCGCAGCGCCCCGCGGGCCCCGCCATCATCGTCGACATCTCCCGCTGGACCACCTGGTCCGCCGCGTGACGCAACGGGCCCTCGGGGCCCCTTGCCGACCCAGCGCTAGAGACCGCGCTCTCGGCCGTAGGGTCCCCATGCGGGCCGAGCCGTCGAGACCGCGCTCTCGACGGCGGACGGCTTGCGACGGCTCTATCGACGACGCGGAGCGGCGTCGCCAAAGGGCGGATGCGCCGTCGCCCCGGCATGGCGGAGTCCACGGGTCCCCGTGCGATCGAAGCCGTCGAGACCGCGCTCTCGACGGCGGAAGCGTTGCGAAGGCCCTATCGACGGCGCGGATGCGCCGTCGCCAAGGGCAGGGTCAGTCGTGGCCCGGGACCTGGTAGTTGGGGGCCTCGTGGACGACGTCAACGTCGTGGACGTGGGACTCCCGGGCGCCGGCGACGGTCTGGCGCACGAACCGGGCGCGGGTGTGTAGCGACGCCACGTCGCGCGCCCCGAGGTAGCCCATCCCCGACCGCAGCCCTCCTTCGAGCTGCCCGACGACCTCGCCGACGCTGCCGCGGTACGGCAGCAGACCCGAGACACCCTCGGGGACGAGCTTGACCGGCTCGGCCTCGTCGGCACTGGCCTGGAAGTAGCGGTCGGCGGAGCCGGCACGCATAGCGTCGACGGATCCCATGCCGCGGTACTCCTTGTAACGCCGCCCACCGACGAGCACGAGCTCGCCGGGAGATTCGTCGGTCCCGGCGAGGAGGTTGCCGACCATCACCGCGGTCGCTCCGGCGGCGAGCGCCTTGACGAGATCGCCGGAGTAGCGGATGCCGCCATCGGCGACGCTGGCGATACCCACCTCAGCCGCGACGGCCGCGCAATCCAGGACCGCGCTGAACTGCGGCATGCCGACGCCGGTCACGACGCGAGTCGTGCAGATCGAACCCGGACCGACCCGACCTTGACGATGTCCGCGCCGTGGTCGGCACACGCACGGACCGCGTCGCCGGTGGCCACGTTGCCGACCATCAGGACGACATCAGGGAAGCGGTCCTTGAGCTTGCCCGCGAACTCGAGGACGCCAGCCGAGTGGCCGTGCGCCGAGTCGACGGCGAGCAGGTCGACCCCGGACTCGACCAGAGCCTCGGCGCGCGCGTCGCCATCAGCGCCGACGCCGACCGCCGCCCCGACGAGCAGCCGACCGCGGTCGTCCTTGGCCGAGTTGGGGTACTTGCGGACCTTCTCGACATCCTTGAACGTGAACATCCCCACGAGTCGCCCGTCCTCGACGATGGGCAGCTTCTCGACCCGGTGCTGCTGCATGAGGTCGCGCGCCTGCTCGAGGCTGGTCCCACGCCCCGCCGTGACCAGATCATCGATCGTCATGAACTCGCGGACGGCCCGATCGGGTGAGGCTCCGAGGCGCAGGTCGCGGTTGGTGACGATCCCGACGAGTCGCTGCTCGCCATCGACCACGGGGAAGCCGCTGACCTTGTAGCGGGCCATGAGTTCGAACGCCTTGCCTACGGCGTCGTCGGGGCGCAGCGTGATGGGGTCGGAGATGAACCCCGACTCGGAGCGCTTCACCGACTCGACCATGGCCGCCTGCGCCTCGGCGGACGTGTTCTTGTGGATGATCCCCAGGCCACCGTGACGGGCGATCGCGATCGCCATCTCGGCCTCGGTGACCTTGTCCATGGCGGCGGACAGCAGCGGCAGGCGGAGGTGGACGCGCGCGTGGAGGCGGGTGGCGACATCGACGTCGCGCGGAAGCACCGCGGAGTCCTGGGGCACCAACAGAACGTCGTCGTAGGAGAGGGCCTGCGGGATGTCGTCGACCACGGGGCGCTCCGTCTCGGATCCCGCCGAGGGTACGTCAATCAAAGGTCGAGAGGCTCCAGGCGCCCCCTGGGGAGAGCCCCGTGGCCCAGGCGGGTGGCGAGGAAGCGGTGGATGGGGCGGATGTCCGTCCCGACGGGCAACGGGACGAAGGTGCGGTCACCGGGCGTGGAGGCATCGGCGCTCTGGCGCTGCACCTCGAGTATCGGGTCGCCGAGCACGTGTCGGACGCGCACGACGTAGACCTCGTTCCAGTCGACCGTGAGGTGGCGCCAGGCCTGGCGGACCCAGAGCACGTCGGGGTCGAGGATGATCTGGAACCGCTTAGGGAAGATCAACTGGAACGCGAACCAGGCGAGGATCGCGACCGCGACGCCGAGGCCGAGCCACGCGAGCGGATGCCCGAACGAATCCACGACGAACCACCCGGCAACCGCCACGAGCATGGCGGCCCAGAAGCTCCAGACCGCCGCGGCACCCAGGTCAGGCAGGAGCCGGACGGGGTCGGGCACGCGCGGGGTGAACGGGGAGGGTGGCATCGACCGAGCGTACCTCCGCAGCCCTCAGCCGCGTCCACGCCACCGCTGCAGTAACGGGATCGTCGCGATCTTGTCCTCGGTCAGCTCGTCCCAACGCACGGCGATGCGCTTGCGACGGTCACGCCCCGACGTCTCGATGATCCGGTCCGGGGTCACGATGAGGTCGACGAGGATGTCGTGATCCGTCACGGGAACCTCGTCGTCGCCGAGGAGCTGGACCTCGTGGACGGTCGTGGCCACGATCGTGTCGTTGTCCACCATGCCGGCCTCGGCGGCCACGGCGAACTCGAGGTCGCTGAAGCCTCCGCCCTTCCCCAGCCGCGCTCCGTCCTCGCCCACGGCCACGCACCCGACGATCACGAGATCGACGGGGCTGAGCTCGTCCACGTCGATGGTGCGGGCCGACCTGGATGCGCCCTTGATCGAGGACGCCTTCCTCGGCGTGTCGGCGAGGTGGTCGGGGTCGAGGAGGAAGAACGGCTGCTCCTCCGCCAGGCGCGGGACGGCCATGAAGACGGTCTTGCCGTCCTCGAGCGCGCGCTGGCGCACCGGCCACTGCGGCGAGTCCGGGTTCGCCTTGACCGTCGCTGCCCGCTCCCACGTGTCGGTGGTGCGCAGCCGCTCGGCCGCGGCCTCGGCGCCGACGAAGTTGGGGATGCGGCCCTCCGCGCCGGGGAAGCGGGCTGCTCCCGCGTCCTGGAGGGCCGCCCACATCCGGTCACGCAGCTCCGTCTTCCGCGCCAGCTGCTCGTGGTCCTGGCCGTTGCTCACGACCCCCGCCCGCCCCGCCCCCCGCGCCCGCCCCGCCCGCGTCGCGTCACACCGCGACCTGGCCTGGCACACGTGGCGCGCTCGCCGGCGATGCGGCGATGATCGCTCGCGCCGTCCGCAGCGCGAACGCCATGATCGTCAGCTGTGGGTTCACGCCCAGGCACCCGGGGAAGACGCTGGCGTCGGCGACCCACAGTCCCGCCGTGCCGTGGACCCTCCCCCAAGGATCCGCGGGTCCGCGGCGCGGGTCAGCCGACAGGTGGTGGGTTCCGACGGGGTGGTAGGCGGACAGCTTCAGCGCACGCGTGGGCACCTCGCCGGCTTCGAACAGCGCCCGCGCCTCGGCGGGGGTGGCCCACGTCCGTCCCTGCATCCCGACCAGGATGCGGGTCGCGCCGGCTTCGGCGAAGGCCTCCGACAGGAACGCCAGTCCACGGTTGATGCGACGCCGATCGTGCTCCTGGAGCTGGTAGGTCACGACCGGCCGACCGGCGGGGCCGCGGCGCACGCGTCCGGACGAGGTGTCGGTCACGAGGAACCCCGACGACACGACCCGCGACCAGCTCCCGAGCAGCTCCTTCAGTCCACGGCCGGCTCCGGGGAGCTGAGCCCCGCTGACCGGAGGCGGGGCCGTGGTCGCCTCGATCATGATGCCGTCGCCGTGGAGGGCGTCGACCATCCAAGACTGCAGCGTCCCCCGCCACGCGTGGACCACGCGACCGAGGTCAGCGGCGAGACCGATGGCCGGGTGTAGCCGCAGGTTGCGACCACGGCGACCGCTGCGATCGGGGACGTCGGAGGCGTCGAGCAGCATCGGGGTGTGGAAGGCGCCCGCGCTGACCACGACGGTCGAGGCGTCGATGCGGAGCTGACCGCGAGGGATGTCGCGTCGACCCGGGTCGAGCACGGTCGCCTCGAGACCCGTCGCCCGTCCGCCCTCGACGATCACCCGGTCGCAGCGGACGCGCGCGAGGATCCGCGCCCCGGCGCGCTCCGCCCGCGGCAGCCACGTCAGGTGCACCGCCTGCTTGGCGTCACTAGGACAGCCGAACACACACTCGCCGCTACCACGGCAGTCGACGATGTTGCGTGGCAGTGCTCGCCCCGGGTGGCCCATCCGTGCGGTGGCGTCGCGGAACACCTCGGCGTTGACGCCCAACACCTCGTCGGGGATGGGCCGCACCGACTGCACCCGTTCGACCTCGTCGAGCAGCGGGGCGAGGTCCTCGGGGCGTGCATCCTCGAGTCCGTGCTGCGTGACCCACTCGGTCAGCACCCGGGCCGGAGGTCGTAGCGACGTGCCCGCGTTGACGACCGTGGTCCCTCCGACCGCGCGCCCGATCGGCACCGGGATCGGGGGAAATCCGAGCGCGATGGTCGTGCCCTGGTCGCGGTACAGGTCGAGGAAGCGGTGCCAGGGTGTCTGCTCCGCGAACTCGTCGCGCGTGTGGTACCCGCCCTCCTCGAGCACCAGGACGTCGAGCCCGGCCTCGGCCAGCGTCGCGGCCACCACCGCCCCGCCGGCGCCCGACCCGATCACGACCGCGTCGCACCGCAGGCGTCCGTGCTGGGGCAGCTCCGGCCACGTCAGCGGCGTGAGGCGGGGACCGTCAGGGTTCGGGGTCGGATCGAGGGGATCGGGGCGGCGGTACCCGATCTCGGCCGCGACGTGCTCGTCGCTGAGATAGGTGTTGACGATCACGTGCTTCAGCAACGTGACCTGTCCCGCGCGGACGAGGTTGGGGCTCTTGGCGGCCCGGGCGGCGACGCGCTCCCGGATCGCAGGGTCCAGCTGGCTGAAGCGGCGACCGTGCGTGACGAGCGTGGTCAGCTCGAACACCCAGAGCGCGATCCGGAACGCCCACCCGGCGATGCGCCCGAAGCGGTGACGTAGGAGCCGTGCGACCTCCTCGACCGTGTCGGTCTGGGTCGCGGACGGGGCGGGAGTACCGCCCGAAGGCAGCAGAGCATCAGCGACGGCAGCGAGGATCGTCCGTTCCGCGACCGCCAGGCGTGGACCCTCGACGCCGTGGTCGCGGCCGGGATGACCGGCGTCGCCGGTGGGCACGTCGATCCACTCCTCGTCGCTGCGTCACCACGCCGCCGGAGGTCAGGCGTCCGACGGTCGCGGTCCTGCGAACCGTACGGCACCGTCGGTCGCGAGCAGCGACGCGAAGGCCGTGGCGCGGAGCGGCTCGGTGTCCGAGGCTCCGAGCATCACGGCGAACTCGACGATCGGACCGCCGGCGTAGATCTCGACCCTGCCCGCCCGTCGCCATCGACGCACGACCGCGTCGGCGTGGAGGTCGCCGTGGTCGGACCAGCCCTTGCCCTCGTGCCTGCCGCGGACCGGCAGAGCGATCCGTCCCGGGCGTGACCGCGTCGCCGGAACGTCGGTGTGGAGGCGCAGGATGGT
It includes:
- a CDS encoding GMC family oxidoreductase N-terminal domain-containing protein, whose translation is MPTGDAGHPGRDHGVEGPRLAVAERTILAAVADALLPSGGTPAPSATQTDTVEEVARLLRHRFGRIAGWAFRIALWVFELTTLVTHGRRFSQLDPAIRERVAARAAKSPNLVRAGQVTLLKHVIVNTYLSDEHVAAEIGYRRPDPLDPTPNPDGPRLTPLTWPELPQHGRLRCDAVVIGSGAGGAVVAATLAEAGLDVLVLEEGGYHTRDEFAEQTPWHRFLDLYRDQGTTIALGFPPIPVPIGRAVGGTTVVNAGTSLRPPARVLTEWVTQHGLEDARPEDLAPLLDEVERVQSVRPIPDEVLGVNAEVFRDATARMGHPGRALPRNIVDCRGSGECVFGCPSDAKQAVHLTWLPRAERAGARILARVRCDRVIVEGGRATGLEATVLDPGRRDIPRGQLRIDASTVVVSAGAFHTPMLLDASDVPDRSGRRGRNLRLHPAIGLAADLGRVVHAWRGTLQSWMVDALHGDGIMIEATTAPPPVSGAQLPGAGRGLKELLGSWSRVVSSGFLVTDTSSGRVRRGPAGRPVVTYQLQEHDRRRINRGLAFLSEAFAEAGATRILVGMQGRTWATPAEARALFEAGEVPTRALKLSAYHPVGTHHLSADPRRGPADPWGRVHGTAGLWVADASVFPGCLGVNPQLTIMAFALRTARAIIAASPASAPRVPGQVAV
- a CDS encoding TIGR03668 family PPOX class F420-dependent oxidoreductase, with the translated sequence MSDLAPHQRARVAAAPAARLATVRPDDTPHLVVITFALEDDRLVTAIDHKPKSTHDLQRVRNIAANPAASVLVDHYEDDWSRLWWARGDGQAHLVADGPEYDRAVALLVAKYGQYRAQRPAGPAIIVDISRWTTWSAA
- a CDS encoding 5-formyltetrahydrofolate cyclo-ligase, encoding MWAALQDAGAARFPGAEGRIPNFVGAEAAAERLRTTDTWERAATVKANPDSPQWPVRQRALEDGKTVFMAVPRLAEEQPFFLLDPDHLADTPRKASSIKGASRSARTIDVDELSPVDLVIVGCVAVGEDGARLGKGGGFSDLEFAVAAEAGMVDNDTIVATTVHEVQLLGDDEVPVTDHDILVDLIVTPDRIIETSGRDRRKRIAVRWDELTEDKIATIPLLQRWRGRG
- a CDS encoding Cof-type HAD-IIB family hydrolase; this translates as MTVPPRLPDGVVAGGRFERWEPARPAYLVADVDGTVVRPDGVTPEGLEALVADLQAAGVRVGLATGRMRPSVSDLWQRLGAAGPHVLHNGAEVFGDGAIVATWPLTRDEVGALIDLAHRRDVYLEVYVEHGFYVTDDRAPERDHWPMLGHDPLGFVDDLPDGSVFPKATFALTAPAETHFLDDIEALGLIAGPAQSPQTPHLHYVNANNPAADKGRAVTHAAAHLGVELAAVVAVGDGANDLSMFGVVGTAIAMGQSAPAIIAAAHLVVPDAADDGVMTALEAVRALCRAGGA